One genomic window of Medicago truncatula cultivar Jemalong A17 chromosome 1, MtrunA17r5.0-ANR, whole genome shotgun sequence includes the following:
- the LOC11413175 gene encoding 2-hydroxyisoflavanone dehydratase, which produces MASSTKEIDRELPPLLRVYKDGTVERFLGSKIVPPIPLDPETGVSSKDITFSQNPLISARIHLPKLTNQTQKLPILVYYHGGAFCLESAFSFLHQRYLNIIASQANVLVVSVEYRLAPEHPLPAAYDDGWFSLKWITSHSINNINNAEPWLIKYGDFDRFYIGGDTSGANIAHNALLRVGNGVETLPGDVKIRGALLAFPLFWSSKPVLSESVEGHEQSSPMKVWNFVYPDAPGGIDNPLINPLAIDAPSLDIIGCPKILIFVAGNDDLRDRGIWYYDAVKKSGWKGDVELVHVEGEEHCFQIYHPETQSSIDMVKRIASFLV; this is translated from the coding sequence atggcttcttcaaccAAAGAGATAGACAGAGAACTTCCACCTCTTCTCCGTGTCTACAAAGATGGAACAGTTGAACGTTTCTTAGGCTCTAAAATCGTACCACCAATCCCTCTTGATCCTGAAACAGGTGTCTCATCAAAAGACATAACCTTTTCACAAAACCCATTAATCTCTGCACGTATTCATCTTCCAAAACTCACCAACCAAACTCAAAAGCTTCCAATCTTAGTTTACTATCATGGTGGTgctttttgtcttgaatcagcTTTCTCTTTTCTTCACCAACGTTACCTTAACATCATTGCTTCACAAGCAAATGTTCTTGTTGTTTCTGTTGAATATAGACTTGCACCAGAACACCCTCTTCCTGCTGCATATGATGATGGTTGGTTTTCTCTCAAATGGATCACTTCTCAttccatcaacaacatcaataacGCTGAACCATGGTTAATCAAATACGGTGATTTTGACCGTTTTTACATTGGTGGTGATACTTCAGGTGCAAATATTGCACATAATGCACTTCTTCGTGTTGGTAATGGTGTTGAAACTTTACCTGGTGATGTGAAAATTAGAGGAGCATTACTTGCTTTTCCTTTGTTTTGGAGTTCGAAGCCGGTTTTGTCAGAATCAGTTGAAGGGCATGAACAAAGTTCACCTATGAAAGTATGGAATTTTGTGTATCCTGATGCACCTGGTGGGATTGATAACCCTTTGATCAATCCTTTGGCTATTGATGCTCCAAGTTTGGATATTATTGGTTGTCCTAagatattgatttttgttgcTGGGAATGATGATTTAAGAGACAGAGGGATTTGGTACTATGATGCTGTTAAGAAAAGTGGTTGGAAAGGTGATGTGGAACTTGTTCATGTTGAAGGTGAAGAACATTGTTTTCAGATTTATCATCCTGAAACTCAGAGTTCTATTGATATGGTCAAACGTATTGCTTCTtttcttgtttga